A single window of Rhodococcus jostii RHA1 DNA harbors:
- a CDS encoding fumarylacetoacetate hydrolase family protein, whose amino-acid sequence MKLATLRRNGATVAVRVDSDTTATIIDRYPDLSALLTDPDWATVAQNASGDVVNLDGADYAPVVPNPGKIICVGLNYANHIQEMGRDLPEYPTLFAKFKEALTGPYDDVIVPSYAAAQLDWEGELAFVVGKQAYQVPEADAEQYIAGYSVMNDYTMRDYQYRTLQWDQGKTFEKTSGFGPFLTTTDSYTFGGTLVTKLEGQVVQSTTTDDLVFTPARLVEYISHIVTLQPGDVVITGTPGGVGHARKPGLYIQDGQTVEVTIEGLGTVRNTTIVK is encoded by the coding sequence ATGAAGCTTGCCACCCTGCGCCGCAACGGTGCCACCGTCGCCGTCCGCGTCGATTCCGACACCACCGCAACGATCATCGACCGATACCCGGACCTGTCCGCGCTGCTGACCGACCCGGACTGGGCGACGGTCGCGCAGAATGCGTCCGGTGACGTCGTGAATCTCGACGGGGCCGATTACGCCCCGGTGGTCCCGAACCCGGGGAAGATCATCTGCGTCGGTTTGAACTACGCCAACCACATCCAGGAGATGGGCCGGGATCTGCCCGAGTACCCGACCCTGTTCGCGAAGTTCAAGGAAGCCCTCACCGGCCCGTACGACGACGTGATCGTCCCGTCGTATGCCGCCGCGCAGTTGGATTGGGAGGGAGAGTTGGCGTTCGTCGTCGGCAAACAGGCGTACCAGGTGCCCGAGGCCGACGCCGAGCAGTACATCGCCGGGTATTCGGTGATGAACGACTACACGATGCGCGACTACCAGTACCGGACGTTGCAGTGGGATCAGGGCAAGACGTTCGAGAAGACCAGCGGCTTCGGGCCGTTCCTGACCACCACTGACTCGTACACGTTCGGCGGCACCCTGGTCACGAAATTGGAGGGGCAGGTGGTGCAGTCCACCACCACCGACGATCTGGTGTTCACCCCGGCCAGGCTGGTGGAGTACATCTCGCACATCGTGACGCTGCAGCCCGGTGACGTGGTGATCACCGGCACCCCGGGCGGGGTGGGGCACGCCCGTAAGCCCGGTCTCTACATTCAGGACGGGCAGACCGTCGAGGTCACCATCGAGGGCCTGGGCACCGTCCGCAACACGACGATCGTCAAGTAG
- a CDS encoding cupin domain-containing protein, whose product MTATEPYVDDAPELKQLYTDFEAEHLNPLWTQLGGLMPMTPTSRAVPFVWKWSTLYPLAQRAGDLVPVGRGGERRAIALANPGLGGVPYVTPTLWAAIQYLGPKEVAPEHRHAQNAFRFVVEGEGVWTVVNGDPVAMRRGDFLLTPGWHFHGHHNETDQPMAWIDGLDIPFVHYTDTGFFEFGSENVTDDSTPDVSRSERLWAHPGLRPLVGLDAKTSSPIAAYRWEHTDAALREQLQLEDEGYAATTEPGHAAVRYTNPTTGGDVMPTIRAEFHRLRAGARTRPRRDVGSTVYQVFDGSGRFVLGGQARTVATGDMIVVPSWTEWSIEADTEFDLFAFSDAPIVERLHFDRTYISEGA is encoded by the coding sequence ATGACCGCTACCGAACCGTACGTCGACGACGCTCCGGAGCTGAAGCAGCTCTATACCGATTTCGAGGCCGAGCACCTGAATCCGTTGTGGACCCAGCTCGGTGGTCTGATGCCGATGACGCCGACGTCGCGGGCGGTGCCGTTCGTGTGGAAGTGGTCGACGTTGTATCCGTTGGCGCAGCGGGCCGGGGATTTGGTGCCGGTCGGCCGTGGTGGGGAGCGGCGGGCGATCGCCCTGGCGAACCCCGGCCTGGGTGGGGTGCCGTATGTGACGCCGACGTTGTGGGCGGCCATCCAGTATCTGGGCCCGAAGGAGGTGGCCCCCGAGCACCGGCATGCGCAGAACGCGTTCCGGTTCGTCGTCGAGGGCGAGGGGGTGTGGACGGTCGTCAACGGGGATCCGGTCGCGATGCGGCGCGGCGACTTCCTGCTGACCCCGGGCTGGCATTTCCACGGCCACCACAACGAAACCGATCAGCCGATGGCCTGGATCGACGGCCTGGACATCCCGTTCGTGCATTACACCGACACCGGGTTCTTCGAATTCGGGTCCGAGAACGTCACCGACGACTCCACCCCGGACGTGTCCCGGTCGGAACGGTTGTGGGCGCATCCGGGGCTGCGACCGCTGGTCGGGTTGGACGCGAAGACGTCCTCGCCGATCGCGGCGTACCGGTGGGAGCACACCGACGCCGCGCTGCGCGAGCAACTGCAATTGGAGGACGAGGGGTATGCGGCGACCACCGAACCCGGTCATGCCGCGGTCCGCTACACCAACCCGACCACCGGCGGCGACGTGATGCCCACCATCCGCGCCGAGTTCCACCGCCTGCGCGCCGGCGCCCGCACCCGGCCCCGCCGCGACGTCGGATCCACCGTCTACCAGGTGTTCGACGGTTCCGGGCGGTTCGTCCTCGGCGGCCAGGCCCGCACCGTGGCCACCGGCGACATGATCGTCGTCCCGTCCTGGACGGAGTGGTCGATCGAGGCCGACACCGAGTTCGACCTGTTCGCGTTCTCCGACGCCCCCATCGTCGAGCGCCTGCACTTTGATCGCACGTACATCTCCGAAGGAGCCTGA
- a CDS encoding IclR family transcriptional regulator: MQKKRTIEKPTYMLESVDNALRLLQMLRDVGGLRLKDAAEELGIAPSTAHRLLAMLVYRGFAVQDEKRMYHPGSAMGAGPAQRGWTREFNDLCRPHMEALAILCGETVNLVIRVGTQARFLSSAESTGMLRVGDRQGQVLDAELTAGGRILLAELPRETLEQLYLRPVDLADDDREWGDRRLPADEFERFWRELSAARAVGFAVNVQQTEEGVAAFGVAIRNRARTAVGALTVAVPITRFRQHSQGPLVSQIKNAIRELEVDIADLEP, encoded by the coding sequence GTGCAGAAGAAGCGAACGATCGAAAAGCCGACGTACATGTTGGAGTCCGTCGACAACGCGTTGCGCCTGCTGCAGATGCTGCGCGACGTAGGCGGGCTGCGGCTCAAGGACGCTGCGGAGGAACTCGGCATCGCGCCGTCCACCGCGCACCGGCTGCTGGCGATGCTGGTGTACCGGGGGTTCGCCGTTCAGGACGAGAAACGCATGTACCACCCCGGGTCGGCGATGGGCGCCGGCCCGGCCCAGCGCGGGTGGACGCGCGAGTTCAACGACCTCTGCAGGCCCCACATGGAAGCCCTCGCGATCCTGTGCGGCGAGACCGTCAACCTCGTGATCCGCGTCGGCACCCAGGCGCGCTTCCTGTCGTCCGCCGAGTCGACGGGAATGTTGCGCGTCGGCGACCGTCAGGGGCAGGTGCTCGACGCGGAATTGACTGCGGGAGGGCGCATTCTGCTGGCGGAACTGCCGAGGGAGACCCTCGAGCAGCTGTACCTGCGGCCCGTGGATCTGGCCGACGACGACCGTGAGTGGGGTGACCGCCGCCTGCCTGCCGACGAGTTCGAGCGGTTCTGGCGGGAGTTGTCCGCCGCCCGCGCCGTCGGATTCGCCGTCAACGTGCAGCAGACCGAGGAAGGGGTCGCGGCGTTCGGTGTCGCGATCCGGAACCGGGCTCGCACGGCCGTCGGGGCGCTGACGGTGGCCGTGCCGATCACCCGCTTCCGGCAGCACTCGCAGGGACCGCTGGTGTCGCAGATCAAGAACGCGATCCGCGAACTCGAGGTGGACATCGCCGACCTCGAACCCTGA
- a CDS encoding MFS transporter produces the protein MPFTATTTVPPTNRVGLDRNAAIAVVVCWLFVVFDGYDLIVYGNVIPSLQKEWGISAATAGTLGSLAFLGMMIGAVLAGRLSDGVGRKRAVIGCAIVLSVFTALCALATGPVMFGALRLIAGLGLGGLVPTSNALAAELIPAKWRAAVATMMMSGVPIGGSIAALLGIPVIPNWGWQPMFAFALVPLILLVPIAWKTLPDHTAAVTSTEVRPATGFSALLGTRFRSVSIMFALATVVTLLAWYGLGTWLPKLMQGEGTDLGSALTFALALNLGAVAGSFVTAWGGVRFGTIPTSVVAALLAGLALLTLLTAPPVALVYVIFVLAGVGTHGTQCLIIAAVASYYPDYLRGTALGWALGVGRVGAVAAPQIGGLLLAAGLGADSNFILFGVSALVAALLLTVIWRRFPSPT, from the coding sequence ATGCCCTTCACTGCCACCACTACGGTGCCGCCGACGAACCGTGTCGGATTGGACCGCAACGCCGCGATCGCCGTCGTCGTCTGCTGGCTCTTCGTGGTCTTCGACGGCTACGACCTCATCGTCTACGGCAACGTCATCCCGAGCCTGCAGAAGGAGTGGGGCATCAGCGCCGCGACCGCGGGCACGCTCGGCAGCCTCGCATTCCTCGGGATGATGATCGGCGCGGTGCTCGCGGGACGCCTCTCCGACGGGGTGGGACGCAAGCGTGCGGTGATCGGATGCGCGATCGTCCTGTCCGTGTTCACCGCGCTGTGTGCGCTGGCGACCGGACCCGTCATGTTCGGCGCGTTGCGTCTGATCGCCGGACTCGGCCTGGGCGGCCTCGTGCCCACCTCCAATGCGCTTGCCGCGGAACTGATACCTGCGAAGTGGCGCGCCGCGGTGGCCACGATGATGATGTCCGGTGTTCCCATCGGCGGTTCGATCGCGGCGCTGCTCGGCATCCCCGTCATCCCGAACTGGGGTTGGCAGCCGATGTTCGCCTTCGCGCTCGTCCCGCTGATCCTGCTGGTGCCGATCGCGTGGAAGACGCTGCCCGACCACACTGCCGCGGTGACGTCGACGGAGGTGCGGCCGGCAACCGGCTTCAGCGCACTGCTGGGTACCCGGTTCCGTTCCGTCAGCATCATGTTCGCGCTCGCCACGGTGGTCACCCTGCTCGCCTGGTACGGCCTCGGCACGTGGCTGCCCAAACTCATGCAGGGCGAGGGCACCGATCTCGGCAGCGCGCTCACGTTCGCCCTCGCGCTGAACCTCGGCGCCGTCGCGGGCTCGTTCGTCACCGCGTGGGGCGGCGTCCGGTTCGGCACGATCCCCACGAGCGTCGTCGCCGCACTCCTCGCGGGTCTCGCCCTGCTGACGTTGCTCACCGCCCCACCGGTGGCGCTGGTCTACGTCATCTTCGTGCTCGCCGGCGTCGGGACACACGGAACCCAGTGCCTCATCATCGCCGCGGTCGCGTCCTACTACCCCGATTATCTGCGGGGCACGGCCCTCGGCTGGGCGCTCGGCGTCGGCCGCGTCGGAGCCGTCGCCGCACCGCAGATCGGTGGCTTGCTCCTTGCCGCCGGACTCGGCGCGGATTCCAACTTCATCCTCTTCGGCGTCAGCGCGCTCGTCGCCGCACTGCTGCTCACCGTGATCTGGCGACGCTTCCCCTCCCCCACGTGA
- a CDS encoding FAD-dependent monooxygenase — MSNLQDARIIIAGGGIGGAANALALAQKGANVTLFERASEFGEVGAGLQVGPHGARILDSWGVLDDVLSRAFLPKNIVFRDAITAEVLTKIDLGSEFRGRYGGPYFVTHRSDLHATLVDAARAAGAELHTGVTVTDVITEGDKAIVSTDDGRTHEADIALGMDGLKSRLREKISGDEPVSSGYAAYRGTTPYRDVELDEDIEDVVGYIGPRCHFIQYPLRGGEMLNQVAVFESPGFKNGIENWGGPEELEQAYAHCHENVRRGIDYLWKDRWWPMYDREPIENWVDGRMILLGDAAHPPLQYLASGAVMAIEDAKCLADYAAEDFSTGGNSAWPQILKEVNTERAPRCNRILTTGRMWGELWHLDGTARIARNELFRTRDTSSYKYTDWLWGYSSDRAS, encoded by the coding sequence ATGTCGAATCTGCAGGACGCACGCATCATCATCGCCGGAGGCGGGATCGGCGGCGCGGCCAACGCCCTGGCCCTCGCGCAGAAGGGCGCGAACGTCACGCTGTTCGAACGTGCCTCCGAGTTCGGGGAAGTCGGCGCCGGACTGCAGGTCGGACCACACGGCGCCCGCATCCTCGACTCCTGGGGCGTGCTCGACGACGTTCTCTCCCGGGCGTTCCTGCCGAAGAACATCGTGTTCCGCGACGCGATCACGGCGGAGGTGCTCACCAAGATCGACCTCGGCTCCGAGTTCCGCGGCCGCTACGGCGGACCGTATTTCGTGACCCATCGCAGCGACCTGCACGCGACACTCGTCGACGCCGCACGTGCGGCGGGCGCCGAACTGCACACGGGCGTCACCGTCACCGACGTGATCACCGAGGGTGACAAGGCGATCGTCAGCACCGACGACGGCCGCACCCACGAAGCGGACATCGCGCTCGGCATGGACGGCCTCAAATCGCGTCTGCGTGAGAAGATCTCCGGCGACGAACCCGTGTCGTCCGGCTACGCCGCCTACCGGGGCACCACCCCGTACCGGGACGTGGAACTCGACGAGGACATCGAGGACGTGGTCGGCTACATCGGACCGCGGTGCCACTTCATCCAGTACCCGCTGCGCGGCGGCGAGATGCTCAACCAGGTCGCGGTGTTCGAATCGCCCGGTTTCAAGAACGGAATCGAGAACTGGGGTGGACCCGAGGAACTCGAACAGGCCTACGCGCACTGCCACGAGAACGTCCGCCGCGGGATCGACTACCTGTGGAAGGATCGTTGGTGGCCGATGTACGACCGCGAGCCGATCGAGAACTGGGTGGACGGGCGGATGATCCTGCTCGGCGACGCAGCGCACCCGCCACTGCAGTACCTGGCCTCGGGAGCTGTGATGGCGATCGAGGACGCCAAGTGCCTCGCCGACTATGCCGCCGAAGACTTCTCCACGGGCGGAAACTCCGCGTGGCCGCAGATCCTGAAGGAGGTCAACACCGAACGCGCACCGCGCTGCAACCGCATCCTCACCACCGGACGCATGTGGGGCGAGCTGTGGCACCTCGACGGCACCGCCCGCATCGCGCGCAACGAACTGTTCCGCACCCGCGACACGTCGAGCTACAAGTACACCGACTGGCTGTGGGGGTATTCGTCCGATCGCGCGTCATAA
- a CDS encoding magnesium transporter CorA family protein gives MTLNLVQTRVWRDGECVGKDFPLADVSEQVKDENALVWVDLCDPDHECLAELAAEWSLDPNAIEDAVARGERPKATRYAGHAFVTAYATWFETDDVSTLGVLDSRLRLSRVSAFVVSNGIITVRRDDRFDMSQVVERWEEDPALLTPGSGALALLHGLLDAIVDGQFETIETIDDAIEALEEGLFDESARTREIQQRTYRLRKELVQLRRVVLPMREVVGAVMRGRAESGRDKSPVLDSLYTDLYDHVTRAAEWTESLRDMVVTVFETNLSLQDARLNTVMKKLTGWAAIIAVPTAVTGWFGQNVLFPGVGQLSGMIASTIVIVTSASLLYILFRRRDWL, from the coding sequence GTGACCCTCAACCTGGTGCAGACCCGTGTGTGGCGCGATGGCGAGTGCGTCGGCAAGGATTTTCCGCTTGCCGACGTGTCCGAACAGGTGAAGGACGAGAATGCGCTCGTGTGGGTCGACCTGTGCGATCCCGACCACGAGTGCCTGGCCGAGCTTGCGGCCGAGTGGTCGCTCGATCCGAACGCCATCGAGGATGCCGTTGCCCGCGGTGAGCGGCCGAAGGCGACGCGCTATGCGGGCCATGCGTTCGTGACGGCGTACGCCACCTGGTTCGAGACCGACGACGTCAGCACTCTCGGCGTCCTCGATTCTCGGCTTCGGCTCAGCCGCGTCTCCGCGTTCGTGGTGTCGAACGGGATCATCACGGTGCGGCGGGACGATCGATTCGACATGTCGCAGGTGGTGGAGCGCTGGGAGGAGGACCCCGCACTGCTCACACCGGGTTCCGGCGCACTCGCGCTCCTGCACGGACTGCTCGACGCCATCGTGGACGGGCAGTTCGAGACGATCGAGACGATCGACGACGCGATCGAAGCGCTCGAGGAGGGCTTGTTCGACGAGTCCGCGCGGACCCGGGAGATTCAGCAGCGCACGTACCGGCTGCGGAAGGAACTGGTGCAACTGCGTCGCGTCGTGCTGCCGATGCGGGAGGTGGTGGGCGCCGTCATGCGCGGGCGCGCCGAATCAGGACGCGACAAGTCACCGGTTCTCGACAGCTTGTACACCGATCTCTACGACCACGTGACGCGCGCCGCGGAGTGGACGGAGTCGTTGCGCGACATGGTGGTGACCGTCTTCGAGACGAATCTGTCGCTCCAGGATGCCCGGCTCAACACCGTCATGAAGAAGCTCACCGGTTGGGCGGCCATCATCGCGGTTCCCACCGCGGTGACGGGGTGGTTCGGTCAGAACGTCTTGTTTCCCGGAGTGGGGCAGCTGTCGGGGATGATCGCCAGCACCATCGTGATCGTGACGTCGGCCAGCCTGCTCTACATCCTGTTCCGCCGACGCGACTGGCTGTAG
- a CDS encoding FMN-binding glutamate synthase family protein produces MKRWNALAIPAAAAAAIASYDLVQRRHALLRNFPVVGHGRYLLESLGPELRQYITTGNDEERPFTRDQRRWVYASSKRVTDTFGFGTDNDIEFTDGYTIIKHRTFSEIPPSAMPHADEHLAIPSAKVLGAARGRAHAFRPRSIVNISGMSFGALSSAAVVALNRGAAATDCLHNTGEGGISRYHRNGADLIFQIGTAYFGCRDEDGRFDLARLRALVESAPVRAIEIKLSQGAKPGLGGLLPGAKVTPEIAEIRGVPEGRDCISPSRHTAFRDVDSMLDWVELLAAETGLPVGIKSAVGDPTFWDLLVEAMSNSGRGVDFVTIDGGEGGTGAAPLVFTDAVSLPFRSGFARVYAKFAEAGLTDGITFIGSGKLGLPDNAVAAMSLGCDLINVAREPMLAVGCIQAQKCHTDRCPTGVATQNPWLAHGLDAGIKSVRAANYLRALRRDVFKVAEACGVAHPGLITASDVEVADGNRHSITLADLYGYRLGWGLPGDADRAEITRLMTEAAAVPAGETGSPGAKTAP; encoded by the coding sequence ATGAAGCGGTGGAACGCCCTGGCGATTCCGGCTGCCGCCGCGGCTGCGATCGCGTCGTACGACCTTGTTCAGCGACGTCACGCGCTACTCCGGAATTTTCCCGTGGTCGGGCACGGACGTTATCTGCTCGAGTCGCTCGGCCCGGAACTTCGGCAGTACATTACGACCGGCAACGACGAGGAACGTCCCTTCACCCGGGATCAGCGTCGCTGGGTGTACGCGTCGTCGAAGCGGGTGACCGACACGTTCGGGTTCGGTACGGACAACGACATCGAGTTCACCGACGGCTACACCATCATCAAGCACCGGACGTTCTCGGAGATTCCTCCCTCGGCGATGCCGCATGCAGACGAACATCTCGCGATTCCGTCGGCGAAGGTGCTCGGTGCCGCCCGCGGCCGGGCGCATGCCTTCCGCCCGCGCTCCATCGTGAACATCTCGGGGATGAGTTTCGGGGCACTGTCGTCGGCGGCCGTGGTCGCTCTGAACCGTGGTGCCGCTGCCACCGATTGCCTGCACAACACCGGCGAAGGAGGAATCTCCCGATACCACCGGAACGGCGCAGACCTGATCTTCCAGATCGGGACCGCGTATTTCGGCTGCCGTGACGAGGACGGCCGGTTCGACCTGGCGCGGCTTCGGGCGCTGGTCGAGTCGGCGCCGGTACGGGCCATCGAGATCAAACTCAGCCAGGGCGCGAAACCGGGCCTCGGCGGTCTCCTGCCGGGGGCGAAGGTGACACCGGAGATTGCCGAGATCAGAGGCGTACCGGAGGGCCGTGACTGCATCAGCCCGTCCCGGCACACGGCCTTCCGTGACGTCGACAGCATGCTCGACTGGGTGGAGCTCCTCGCCGCCGAGACGGGGCTGCCGGTCGGGATCAAGTCCGCGGTCGGTGACCCGACGTTCTGGGACCTGCTCGTCGAGGCGATGAGCAACTCCGGGCGGGGTGTCGACTTCGTGACCATCGACGGGGGTGAGGGCGGTACCGGCGCGGCACCGCTGGTGTTCACCGACGCAGTCTCGCTGCCGTTCCGTAGCGGCTTCGCGCGCGTGTACGCCAAGTTCGCGGAAGCCGGTTTGACCGACGGCATCACGTTCATAGGCTCGGGCAAGCTGGGCCTGCCCGACAATGCCGTGGCGGCGATGTCGCTCGGATGCGACCTGATCAATGTGGCGCGTGAGCCAATGCTCGCGGTCGGGTGCATCCAGGCGCAGAAGTGCCACACCGATCGGTGCCCGACGGGTGTTGCGACGCAAAACCCCTGGCTCGCACACGGACTCGACGCCGGCATCAAATCAGTCCGGGCCGCGAACTACCTGAGGGCGTTGCGCCGGGACGTATTCAAGGTGGCCGAGGCGTGTGGTGTCGCGCACCCCGGCCTGATCACCGCGTCGGACGTCGAGGTCGCGGACGGCAACCGGCATTCGATCACGCTCGCCGACCTCTACGGTTACCGGCTGGGCTGGGGGCTGCCCGGTGACGCCGACCGTGCCGAGATCACCCGCCTGATGACCGAGGCCGCCGCCGTTCCCGCGGGCGAGACCGGGTCACCAGGAGCGAAGACGGCGCCCTGA
- a CDS encoding TetR/AcrR family transcriptional regulator has product MARLTRSESQARTRAHLVATARDLFLADGYAATSLEKVADEAGYSKGAVYSNFKNKKELCLEVLGLIHATKGQEIAEALGGGDTMEERLEAFQAWAEKTLGDVGWTMLEFELIVLSRHDPELRDALTATLGVAREITVTLLKSFTDSLGVVLPVPAEDAAGSILSLGVGLGIQRAIDPSISARVVTDNLRVLLAVSQEAPTPGSVPG; this is encoded by the coding sequence ATGGCGCGATTGACCAGGTCGGAGAGCCAGGCGCGCACACGGGCGCATCTCGTCGCGACTGCCCGCGACCTCTTCCTGGCCGACGGGTACGCGGCCACATCGCTCGAGAAAGTGGCCGACGAGGCCGGCTATTCCAAGGGTGCGGTGTACTCCAACTTCAAGAACAAGAAGGAACTGTGCCTCGAGGTGCTGGGGCTCATCCACGCCACCAAGGGGCAGGAGATCGCCGAGGCGCTCGGCGGCGGCGACACGATGGAGGAGCGGCTCGAGGCGTTCCAGGCCTGGGCGGAGAAGACACTCGGCGACGTCGGTTGGACCATGCTGGAGTTCGAGCTGATCGTGCTGTCCCGGCACGATCCCGAACTCCGCGACGCACTCACCGCCACTCTCGGGGTGGCCCGGGAGATCACGGTGACACTGCTGAAGTCGTTCACCGACTCACTCGGGGTCGTGTTGCCCGTGCCCGCGGAGGATGCGGCAGGCAGCATCCTCAGTCTCGGTGTCGGACTGGGTATTCAGCGCGCCATCGATCCGAGCATCTCCGCTCGGGTGGTCACCGACAATCTGCGGGTGCTGCTTGCGGTGTCGCAGGAGGCTCCCACTCCGGGGTCCGTGCCGGGGTGA
- a CDS encoding patatin-like phospholipase family protein, giving the protein MTSSDIQPSRGLVIGCGGTLGAAWTVAALVAVSDALGWDPRDADVLAGTSAGAELVTMLGGGAGVDELLAMQLGGLTHPALDGHLAAAPGRFPPLPGPGLGSPGLLRRGLPPLTAASGLLPHGRGDAAWLDRLAQRFTCHSGWVRHPATWLVSMDYDTGERIAFGSPGAPTATLSEALRASWAIPGWYPPVPIGGRRCVDGGAASTASADLVLPLELDEVIVLAPMASTGRIAGRGAARVERLMLRNWMSSGLDAEIAKLEAAGTRVIRLDATAEDLAVMGPNFMDGRRRLATLEHSLVTTRAQLANGVRA; this is encoded by the coding sequence ATGACTTCGAGTGACATACAACCCAGCCGCGGACTGGTGATCGGGTGCGGCGGCACGCTCGGCGCGGCCTGGACCGTGGCGGCCCTGGTCGCCGTGAGCGACGCGCTGGGCTGGGACCCGCGCGACGCCGACGTACTCGCGGGCACGTCCGCGGGCGCCGAACTCGTCACCATGCTGGGCGGCGGGGCGGGCGTCGACGAACTGCTCGCGATGCAGCTCGGTGGGCTCACCCACCCGGCGCTCGACGGGCACCTCGCCGCCGCACCGGGACGGTTCCCGCCGCTCCCCGGACCGGGCCTCGGTTCGCCCGGCTTGTTGCGCCGCGGGCTCCCACCCCTGACCGCCGCGAGCGGCCTCCTCCCCCACGGCCGCGGCGATGCCGCGTGGCTCGACCGGCTCGCCCAGCGGTTCACCTGCCACTCCGGTTGGGTGCGCCACCCCGCGACGTGGCTGGTGAGTATGGACTACGACACGGGAGAGCGCATCGCATTCGGCTCACCCGGTGCACCGACCGCCACCCTGTCCGAGGCGCTGCGGGCGTCGTGGGCGATTCCCGGCTGGTATCCGCCGGTCCCCATCGGCGGCCGCCGGTGCGTCGACGGCGGTGCGGCGTCCACCGCATCCGCCGACCTGGTGCTGCCCCTCGAACTCGACGAGGTGATCGTGCTGGCACCGATGGCGTCGACGGGCCGCATCGCCGGCCGCGGGGCGGCCCGCGTCGAACGCCTGATGCTGCGGAACTGGATGAGTTCCGGACTGGACGCCGAGATCGCGAAGCTGGAGGCGGCCGGCACCCGGGTGATCCGGCTCGACGCGACCGCCGAGGACCTCGCCGTCATGGGTCCGAACTTCATGGACGGACGGCGCCGGCTCGCCACCCTCGAACATTCCCTCGTCACCACCCGCGCTCAGCTCGCGAACGGAGTACGCGCATGA